The Verrucomicrobiia bacterium genome contains a region encoding:
- a CDS encoding type II secretion system protein, translated as MNSLRQRAKRAFTLIELLVVIAIIAILASMLLPALAKAKAKAVRIKCVNNLKQIGLAFRVFGTDNGDRYPMQVSTNEGGSADWLPVAATGGAEFTWRHFWVMSNELTTPRILISPADSDRYDATNFTDMAVNNKAKTRSISYGVGINADETRPQMILSATRSITWDGQTPFAYNSAKSVRGNIPTLNAAQQGKVKTLQWDEKAMHQNAGNAALSDGSVQQLTSARLRETILNSGDTDNNYSQPGKNAAQ; from the coding sequence ATGAACTCACTCCGTCAGCGCGCCAAGCGCGCATTCACCCTGATCGAGCTTCTGGTCGTCATCGCCATCATCGCGATTCTGGCCAGCATGCTCCTCCCCGCGCTCGCCAAGGCGAAAGCCAAGGCCGTGCGGATCAAGTGCGTCAACAACCTCAAGCAGATCGGTCTGGCGTTCCGCGTGTTCGGCACCGACAACGGGGATCGCTACCCGATGCAGGTGTCCACCAACGAAGGTGGCTCGGCGGACTGGTTGCCCGTCGCTGCGACGGGGGGTGCTGAGTTCACTTGGCGTCACTTCTGGGTGATGTCCAACGAGCTGACCACGCCTCGTATTTTGATCAGCCCGGCCGACTCCGACCGGTACGACGCCACGAACTTCACGGACATGGCCGTGAACAACAAGGCAAAGACTCGGTCCATCAGCTATGGCGTGGGGATCAACGCCGACGAGACCCGGCCGCAGATGATTCTGTCCGCCACCCGCTCGATCACATGGGATGGCCAGACGCCGTTTGCGTACAACAGTGCCAAGTCGGTCCGCGGCAACATCCCGACGCTCAACGCGGCGCAACAGGGCAAGGTCAAGACCCTGCAGTGGGACGAGAAGGCGATGCACCAGAACGCGGGCAACGCGGCCCTGTCGGACGGCTCGGTGCAGCAGCTCACCTCCGCCCGTCTCCGCGAGACGATCCTGAACTCGGGCGACACCGACAACAACTACTCGCAGCCCGGCAAGAACGCGGCGCAGTAA
- a CDS encoding YihY/virulence factor BrkB family protein, translating to MFQRLRREVRTLLIEEEQGEQQGNAPWWRQAVRFWVMVGQSFVGNRCPVRATALAYSSLLAFIPLLAVVIGISTSLLKNDEARIRGWIDDVLVNLVPQLMKTEEFADTKDTVVSYILSTIDNVQSGTLGTTGMIALLVLILFMLSRVEETMNDIWGVSQGRSWYARLVNYWAAISLGPVLIFAAIGFSTSLRLGPIRPGNPEFTSASLRDAASLAAQLKAPDDAVSAYLRGRLSRETAGVLEGWSGEGRLPEALRAQLVAELNAVVAGDSIFESNRFAGVRLRPGTERAVGEAGVAVAEGIPVARRNRLLLEDAYPAQVVRMDRNWIERLPVVGTILIALVPIPLLGGACALFYALMPNTRVQWRAALVGGLVAGVLWYLNNELGVRFVTEATRNRAIYNSLAAVPVFMVGLYFFWMLLLFGAQVAYTFQNRHSYLAARRVDRVHQAGREFVALRILIETARDFVRGAPPPSLGVLAERLEVPGQLVSQTLAVLRRTRLLVEVNGGEPAYVPGRPLETIRVADVLEAMRRGLGSQFPTRSDEGRKIAEGVLADVTEAEQEAGGRTLAELVEGIGARRGSGGGRLEGGA from the coding sequence ATGTTCCAGCGGTTGCGACGGGAGGTCAGGACGCTGCTCATTGAAGAGGAGCAGGGCGAGCAGCAGGGCAACGCGCCGTGGTGGCGGCAGGCGGTGCGGTTCTGGGTGATGGTGGGGCAGAGCTTCGTGGGCAACCGATGTCCGGTGCGGGCCACGGCGCTGGCCTACTCCTCGCTGCTGGCGTTCATCCCTCTTCTGGCGGTGGTGATCGGCATTTCGACCAGTTTGTTGAAGAACGATGAAGCCCGGATACGCGGCTGGATCGACGACGTGCTGGTCAACCTGGTGCCGCAGTTGATGAAGACCGAGGAGTTCGCCGATACGAAGGACACGGTGGTGTCGTACATTCTCAGCACCATCGACAACGTGCAGAGCGGGACGTTGGGGACCACGGGCATGATCGCGTTGCTGGTGTTGATCCTGTTCATGCTGTCGCGGGTGGAGGAGACGATGAACGACATCTGGGGGGTGTCGCAGGGGCGGTCCTGGTACGCGCGACTGGTGAACTACTGGGCGGCCATCAGCCTGGGACCGGTGCTGATATTCGCGGCGATCGGGTTTTCCACGTCGCTGCGGCTGGGTCCCATCCGGCCGGGGAATCCCGAGTTCACCTCGGCGTCGCTGCGGGATGCGGCGTCGCTGGCGGCGCAGTTGAAGGCGCCGGACGACGCGGTATCGGCGTATCTGCGGGGGAGGTTGTCCCGGGAGACGGCGGGGGTGTTGGAGGGATGGAGTGGGGAGGGGCGGCTTCCGGAGGCATTGCGGGCGCAACTGGTGGCGGAGTTGAATGCGGTGGTGGCGGGGGACTCGATTTTCGAGAGCAACCGGTTTGCCGGGGTTCGGTTGCGGCCGGGGACCGAGCGGGCGGTGGGCGAGGCGGGGGTGGCAGTGGCGGAGGGGATCCCGGTGGCGCGACGGAACCGGTTGTTGCTGGAGGATGCGTATCCGGCCCAGGTGGTGCGAATGGACCGGAACTGGATCGAGCGGTTGCCGGTGGTGGGCACGATCCTGATCGCGCTGGTGCCCATCCCGCTGTTGGGCGGGGCGTGCGCGTTGTTTTATGCGCTGATGCCGAACACCCGGGTGCAGTGGCGGGCGGCGTTGGTGGGCGGGTTGGTGGCGGGGGTGTTGTGGTATTTGAACAACGAGCTGGGGGTGCGTTTCGTGACCGAGGCAACCCGCAACCGGGCGATCTACAACAGCCTTGCCGCGGTGCCGGTGTTCATGGTGGGGCTCTATTTCTTCTGGATGCTGCTGCTTTTCGGGGCGCAGGTGGCCTACACCTTTCAGAACCGGCACAGCTACCTGGCGGCGCGGCGGGTGGACCGGGTCCACCAGGCGGGACGGGAATTTGTGGCGTTGCGGATTCTGATCGAGACGGCGCGGGATTTTGTGCGCGGCGCGCCGCCGCCCTCGCTGGGGGTTCTTGCCGAACGGCTCGAGGTTCCCGGTCAACTGGTGAGCCAGACCCTCGCTGTGCTGCGCAGGACGCGGTTGCTGGTGGAAGTGAACGGGGGCGAACCGGCGTATGTGCCGGGGCGCCCTTTGGAGACCATCCGGGTGGCCGACGTCCTGGAGGCGATGCGGCGGGGTCTGGGGAGCCAGTTTCCGACGAGGTCGGATGAGGGACGGAAGATCGCCGAGGGGGTGTTGGCGGACGTGACGGAAGCGGAACAGGAGGCCGGAGGCCGGACCCTGGCGGAGTTGGTGGAGGGAATCGGGGCGCGGCGGGGATCGGGCGGGGGACGGTTGGAGGGGGGGGCGTGA